In Saccharicrinis fermentans DSM 9555 = JCM 21142, a genomic segment contains:
- a CDS encoding tetratricopeptide repeat protein, translating to MRKIFFSLHIFFLFAVTTSSYAQIDTDRVLIIGRNALYYEDYVLAISYFNKVIRVKPYLADPYYFRAYAKYSLDDLKGAEKDMDKAIEINPFHASYYRFRADIRNKFGSYEKALEDYAKGLEISPQDQGIYFNRGLVYMNIKDYKKSIDDFTSVLKIDNAQYGAYINRAISKLNLKDTIGAVQDMDEAIEVNPLVADAYRFSAFIYYDINDFEKAIARINEAIKLDSHEASYYMMRGVIRYQMDNLTGTMQDFDKVIELEPKNTMAYANRGLLRVEVGDVNNAIDDFSRVLALNPNDLLTLFNRSLLYIRIGEYHDAIADLNLIIDHYPEYSGAYMARAQAYSGINNSAAAGKDYNMAYKLEQDNRKKAERNTADNKPKETRAEKDDDIRNHDKIAVLDDFGIDENEVEEIDNLRGKIQNRNIIIDLETVYGLTFFSVDSLINRTRYFKPEVTQFNQRIKFGRPLIFSNREAETDGDKEIEYFTSIKKIGDELQKTPDNNDLRFTRAILYGVVLNYTSAIGEYDYIIENSKDENFNLFPYFNRAYIRYKMVEMMQQFNEEELPVNLLSQNTSAGLKKDDGVKSGAVVKQMLDYQLIERDLRKVLEIDPGFEFAYYNLGILQCIRKDYEAAILNFNKAIELNPFFAEAYFNRGLTQIYLKNDEQGTLDLSKAGELGLYKAYNVIKRYGMQRILKNTEQNEEEKDK from the coding sequence ATGAGAAAGATATTTTTTTCGCTTCATATATTCTTTTTATTTGCTGTTACAACCAGTAGTTATGCCCAAATAGATACAGACCGAGTATTGATCATTGGTAGAAACGCCTTATACTACGAAGATTACGTATTGGCTATTTCATACTTTAATAAGGTAATACGTGTAAAACCTTATCTGGCCGATCCCTATTATTTCAGAGCATATGCAAAATATAGTCTTGATGACCTCAAGGGTGCGGAGAAAGATATGGATAAAGCCATCGAAATAAATCCCTTTCATGCCAGTTATTATCGTTTTAGGGCAGACATCAGAAATAAATTTGGATCTTATGAAAAAGCCTTGGAAGATTATGCCAAAGGATTGGAAATAAGTCCACAAGACCAAGGTATATATTTCAATAGGGGCTTGGTATATATGAATATAAAAGATTATAAAAAAAGTATTGATGATTTTACATCGGTATTAAAAATAGATAACGCACAGTATGGAGCTTATATTAATCGGGCTATTTCAAAACTTAATTTAAAAGATACTATTGGAGCTGTTCAAGATATGGACGAGGCCATCGAAGTGAATCCTCTGGTAGCTGATGCTTATCGCTTTAGTGCTTTTATTTATTACGATATCAATGATTTTGAAAAGGCCATCGCTCGTATTAATGAGGCGATTAAATTGGATAGTCATGAGGCCTCTTACTATATGATGCGGGGCGTTATCCGTTACCAAATGGATAATTTAACAGGTACCATGCAAGACTTTGATAAGGTGATTGAACTGGAACCCAAAAATACAATGGCTTATGCGAACCGCGGATTGTTAAGGGTAGAAGTGGGAGATGTAAATAATGCAATTGACGATTTTTCTAGAGTATTGGCTTTAAACCCCAACGACCTGTTGACACTTTTTAATAGATCCTTACTTTATATCCGTATTGGTGAATATCATGATGCCATCGCCGATTTAAATCTTATTATTGATCATTATCCTGAATATTCAGGTGCTTACATGGCTAGAGCACAGGCTTATAGTGGCATAAATAATAGTGCTGCAGCCGGTAAAGATTATAATATGGCCTATAAGTTAGAACAAGATAATCGTAAAAAAGCAGAAAGAAATACGGCAGACAATAAACCCAAAGAAACAAGAGCTGAGAAAGATGATGACATCAGAAATCATGACAAAATTGCTGTCCTGGATGACTTTGGAATTGATGAAAATGAGGTGGAAGAAATTGATAACCTAAGGGGTAAAATTCAAAATAGAAATATCATTATTGACTTGGAAACGGTGTATGGCCTTACTTTTTTCTCGGTGGATTCTTTGATCAATAGAACACGGTATTTTAAACCCGAAGTGACTCAGTTTAACCAACGAATAAAATTCGGTAGACCACTTATCTTCTCCAATAGGGAAGCGGAAACAGATGGTGATAAGGAAATAGAATACTTTACTAGTATTAAAAAAATAGGAGATGAGCTCCAAAAAACGCCCGATAATAATGATTTGCGTTTTACCAGAGCTATATTGTATGGAGTGGTACTTAATTACACAAGTGCCATCGGAGAATATGATTATATCATCGAAAACAGTAAGGATGAAAACTTTAATTTATTCCCTTATTTTAACCGCGCTTATATTCGTTATAAAATGGTTGAAATGATGCAGCAATTTAATGAAGAAGAGCTTCCTGTGAATCTGTTAAGCCAAAATACAAGTGCAGGACTTAAAAAAGATGATGGGGTAAAAAGTGGAGCTGTTGTTAAACAAATGCTCGATTATCAATTGATTGAACGTGATTTGCGAAAAGTACTGGAGATAGATCCTGGTTTTGAATTTGCTTATTATAACTTGGGTATCTTGCAATGTATACGTAAAGACTATGAGGCAGCGATTCTTAACTTTAACAAAGCAATTGAATTAAATCCTTTCTTTGCAGAAGCATACTTTAATCGCGGTCTGACACAAATTTATCTTAAAAATGATGAGCAGGGTACTTTAGATCTTAGTAAGGCTGGTGAACTAGGTTTATATAAAGCATATAATGTGATTAAGCGCTATGGAATGCAACGGATATTAAAGAATACGGAACAAAATGAGGAGGAGAAAGATAAATAA
- a CDS encoding metallophosphoesterase, with translation MEQLRGEKRNIIVESCFYDIIGDVHGNADELEELLLKLDYTKMYGVWRHTNRKAIFVGDFIDRGPNSRKVLEIVRGMVEYGFAYAVLGNHELNAIYYLTKNGDGKPFKKLSDSSKKLIEQVKQEFYGEEKLLKGYVKWLRTLPLHLDFGAFKVVHAYWNDEYADIVEQYRDKGRFRKSVLKFMTDPNHVLGNAVIKSTKGIEFKLPDDLIIKDSNNNRRSNFRIKWWEEAENKTFYKLSYGNKFKLPNYTIPKELLFPYQPYTEDKPLVFFGHYCMNKTNMTPRKNVCCVDSCIASGGALCAYRWKGEKEVDRENMIFVQKKPVFLRKLFYNKK, from the coding sequence TTGGAGCAGCTAAGAGGCGAAAAAAGAAATATAATTGTAGAAAGTTGTTTCTACGACATAATCGGAGATGTTCACGGTAATGCCGATGAATTGGAAGAATTGCTCTTAAAGCTTGACTATACAAAAATGTACGGAGTTTGGCGTCATACAAATCGGAAGGCAATATTTGTTGGAGATTTTATCGACAGAGGACCAAATTCCCGTAAAGTTTTGGAAATAGTGCGGGGGATGGTTGAGTATGGATTTGCCTATGCTGTATTGGGTAATCATGAGTTGAATGCGATCTATTATTTAACAAAAAATGGAGATGGGAAACCTTTTAAAAAGCTTTCTGACTCATCCAAAAAGCTTATCGAACAGGTAAAACAAGAGTTTTATGGTGAAGAAAAACTCTTGAAGGGCTATGTGAAATGGTTAAGGACCTTACCTTTACATTTGGATTTTGGTGCTTTCAAGGTAGTGCATGCCTATTGGAATGATGAATATGCTGATATAGTTGAGCAATATAGAGACAAAGGACGCTTCCGTAAATCTGTTTTAAAATTTATGACCGATCCTAACCATGTGCTTGGTAATGCAGTTATTAAGTCTACCAAAGGTATTGAGTTTAAATTGCCCGATGACTTGATTATAAAGGATTCAAATAATAACAGAAGAAGTAACTTTAGAATTAAATGGTGGGAGGAAGCTGAAAATAAAACCTTTTACAAATTGAGTTATGGTAATAAATTTAAATTACCTAATTATACCATTCCTAAAGAGTTACTTTTTCCTTATCAGCCTTATACCGAAGATAAACCATTGGTGTTTTTTGGTCATTATTGTATGAATAAAACAAATATGACTCCTCGGAAAAATGTGTGTTGTGTAGATTCTTGTATCGCTAGTGGGGGGGCGTTGTGCGCCTATAGATGGAAAGGGGAAAAGGAGGTAGATAGGGAGAATATGATTTTTGTACAAAAAAAGCCCGTTTTTTTACGAAAACTCTTTTATAATAAAAAGTAA
- a CDS encoding Gfo/Idh/MocA family protein: MTKIINWGIIGCGDVTEKKSGPAFNKVDHSKLIAVMRRNLLKAKDYALRHHVPYYYNDAASLIASPEVDAIYIATPPSTHAYYAIQAMMAGKPVYVEKPMASSYKECQEMNRVSKETGVPLFVAYYRRTLPGFLKVKELIESDSIGKPLAVNIRLTRPANIDEQNKGWRVDRSIAGGGIFHDLASHQFDFLDFLFGPIVEAQGCSSNNNHWYEVEDTVSACYKFSNGLVGNGLWSFVAANEAKEDTMEIIGSNGVVKFSGFDHQAIELHTQGGVLEFPYLNPENIQYNLIKQVTESLLFGKDCVSTGLSAARTNKILEEITRNG, encoded by the coding sequence ATGACAAAAATAATTAATTGGGGAATCATAGGTTGCGGCGATGTTACAGAGAAAAAAAGCGGACCTGCATTTAATAAAGTTGACCACTCTAAATTAATAGCGGTCATGAGGCGTAATTTACTAAAAGCCAAGGATTATGCGCTACGACACCATGTCCCCTATTATTACAACGACGCAGCCTCTTTAATAGCATCTCCCGAAGTGGATGCCATATATATTGCTACCCCACCCTCTACCCATGCCTATTATGCAATTCAAGCTATGATGGCCGGAAAACCCGTATATGTTGAAAAACCGATGGCCTCTTCATATAAAGAGTGTCAGGAAATGAATCGTGTTTCAAAGGAAACAGGCGTTCCGCTATTTGTTGCCTACTACAGGAGAACACTACCAGGCTTTTTAAAAGTAAAAGAACTAATTGAAAGTGACAGTATTGGTAAACCACTGGCGGTTAACATCCGACTAACCCGCCCCGCCAATATTGATGAGCAAAATAAAGGCTGGAGAGTTGATAGATCCATTGCAGGTGGTGGTATTTTTCATGATCTGGCATCACATCAATTTGATTTTCTGGATTTTCTTTTTGGACCTATCGTAGAGGCTCAAGGATGCTCATCCAATAACAACCATTGGTATGAAGTTGAAGATACGGTAAGTGCCTGCTATAAATTTTCTAATGGCTTAGTAGGAAACGGACTTTGGAGTTTTGTGGCAGCCAACGAAGCCAAAGAGGATACCATGGAAATAATAGGATCAAATGGAGTGGTCAAATTTAGCGGTTTTGATCACCAAGCCATTGAGCTCCATACACAAGGAGGAGTACTTGAATTCCCCTATCTAAATCCTGAAAACATACAATATAATTTGATAAAGCAAGTTACAGAGAGCCTACTTTTTGGAAAAGACTGTGTCAGTACAGGACTAAGCGCTGCACGAACCAATAAAATACTAGAAGAAATTACACGCAATGGATAA
- a CDS encoding ATP-dependent DNA helicase, which produces MEHWLEHIDTDNSEFQDALKLVEYTNRSVFLTGKAGTGKSTFLKYICAKTNKKHVVVAPTGIAAINAGGQTMHSFFKIPFRPILPDDPDLSTQNGRIYDFLKYRKNHQKLIKEMELLIIDEVSMLRVDILDFIDRVLRVFSGNMQVPFGGKQLLMVGDVFQLEPVVKREEWGILKRFYQTPFFFSARVFRNLPMIQIELKKVYRQSNPEFVNLLDRVRVNAVKQEDIKTINHRFNPTYNAPLDELFITLATRRDTVDYINDHKLKELQEEEIAFEGYISGEFPESALPTPQHLILKENAQVMFIKNDSPERRWYNGSLGRIDEINEEGIYVRLENEEVHLVEKEVWRNVRYKYDEKNNRIVEEEIGSYQQYPLKLAWAITVHKSQGLTFDKVMIDFSGGAFAGGQLYVALSRCRSLQGIIMKSQITPRDVIVKRECVDFSRRSNNKLQIKESLDSAKADDYYKKALTAFRKNEFQKSMELLGQAMSKRNDLTKPIILRYISRQLNIIHQLKKKIRLLENRDRKRNKQLEEFAREYFLMANECLVKAKDKRAAIANLNKAILLNPDFFDAIFKRAGLKVEVDDLDGAEADYSLARKLKPRLFKVYYNRGRTRMLLRNFNGAYNDFKKAIQLKDDHADAYFYLSKVCDKLGEKDEAERFRNISDNLGYQD; this is translated from the coding sequence ATGGAGCATTGGCTTGAACATATTGATACAGACAATAGTGAATTTCAGGATGCATTAAAGCTGGTAGAATATACCAATCGTTCGGTATTTTTAACGGGAAAGGCCGGAACGGGAAAAAGTACGTTTTTGAAATATATTTGTGCTAAAACAAATAAAAAGCATGTAGTGGTGGCTCCAACAGGTATTGCTGCTATTAATGCAGGTGGTCAAACGATGCATTCTTTTTTTAAAATACCCTTTAGACCGATATTGCCTGACGACCCGGATTTAAGTACCCAAAATGGTCGTATTTATGATTTCTTAAAGTACAGAAAAAATCACCAGAAACTGATCAAAGAAATGGAACTCCTAATTATTGACGAGGTTTCTATGTTACGGGTAGATATACTGGATTTTATAGATCGTGTACTTCGCGTGTTTTCGGGTAATATGCAGGTACCATTTGGAGGAAAACAGCTTTTGATGGTGGGTGATGTATTTCAGTTGGAGCCGGTGGTCAAAAGAGAAGAATGGGGAATTCTAAAACGCTTTTATCAAACGCCGTTCTTTTTTTCGGCCAGGGTGTTCCGTAATTTACCTATGATTCAAATCGAACTTAAAAAAGTATATCGTCAAAGTAATCCTGAGTTTGTGAACCTATTGGATAGGGTTAGGGTGAATGCGGTTAAACAGGAGGATATCAAAACTATCAATCATCGCTTTAATCCCACTTATAATGCTCCTTTGGATGAACTCTTTATCACCCTGGCAACACGTAGAGATACTGTCGATTATATTAATGATCATAAGCTAAAGGAATTGCAAGAGGAAGAAATTGCCTTTGAAGGATATATTTCAGGTGAGTTTCCGGAATCGGCTTTGCCAACTCCACAGCATTTAATTTTAAAAGAAAATGCGCAGGTAATGTTTATTAAAAATGATTCGCCTGAGCGTAGATGGTATAATGGTAGTCTTGGAAGAATCGACGAAATCAATGAGGAAGGAATATATGTTCGGCTTGAGAATGAAGAGGTACATCTGGTTGAAAAAGAAGTGTGGCGAAATGTACGATATAAATATGATGAAAAGAATAACCGTATCGTAGAAGAAGAGATAGGATCTTACCAACAATATCCCCTAAAGTTAGCTTGGGCAATTACAGTACATAAAAGTCAAGGCTTAACATTCGATAAAGTCATGATCGATTTTTCTGGTGGTGCATTTGCGGGTGGACAGTTGTATGTGGCCTTGAGTCGTTGTCGTTCGTTGCAAGGAATTATTATGAAATCGCAAATTACTCCTCGTGATGTAATTGTAAAACGAGAATGTGTTGATTTCTCCCGTAGATCCAATAATAAACTGCAAATAAAGGAAAGTCTTGATTCTGCAAAGGCCGATGATTATTACAAAAAAGCCTTGACCGCCTTTCGGAAAAATGAGTTTCAGAAGTCAATGGAGTTATTAGGGCAGGCAATGAGCAAAAGAAATGACCTGACTAAGCCGATAATACTTCGTTATATTTCACGTCAGTTAAATATAATTCATCAATTAAAAAAGAAGATAAGACTTCTGGAAAATCGTGATCGCAAAAGAAATAAACAACTGGAGGAGTTTGCCAGAGAATATTTCTTGATGGCCAACGAATGCTTGGTAAAAGCAAAGGATAAGCGTGCTGCCATTGCCAATTTAAACAAGGCCATTTTGTTAAATCCAGATTTCTTTGATGCTATTTTTAAACGAGCAGGGTTAAAGGTTGAAGTAGATGATCTGGATGGGGCAGAGGCTGATTATTCGTTGGCACGAAAGTTAAAACCACGTCTTTTTAAGGTCTATTATAACAGAGGTAGAACTCGTATGTTGCTAAGAAATTTCAATGGAGCTTATAATGATTTTAAAAAGGCTATCCAACTAAAGGATGATCATGCGGATGCTTATTTTTATTTATCTAAGGTGTGTGATAAATTGGGTGAGAAAGATGAAGCAGAACGCTTTAGAAATATATCAGATAACTTGGGTTATCAAGATTAG
- a CDS encoding ligand-binding sensor domain-containing protein: MNLKLDIILLLTLSIAPQLLISQNIPYQGTPYIENFNPNSQNTRGQILTIAQDQRGIMYFGGKNGLYEFDGASWRNYPISNKTSIKSLAIDSLGIIYAGGNNDFGVFMPNATGSLEYHSLYLPAPKGAPFFQSIMKTFITDQGVYFISKKRIFRYKNNSIEVIHVNLQAPCAFFVNGTIYVKDLAKGLCKIDETQIIPLEGCEEFNALTKSYFFINSYSDNELLFSLIKENLFFTYNTVSHVLKPFTISDDTKRYLEENFQFTSTQTARGDFAIGTAKGGILLMNKKGETIRIINTNRGLSTNLIYSVFSDAEDNLWASSFKGVSRIDISHPAIFYNKNQGLESNVVCSKYHNNTQYIGTNTNFYYLPEHNFSVSNDNHVIKRIKPPP, from the coding sequence ATGAATTTAAAATTAGACATTATATTATTACTGACACTTTCAATAGCTCCACAGTTATTGATTTCGCAAAATATTCCTTATCAAGGAACGCCATATATTGAAAATTTCAACCCTAACAGTCAAAATACAAGAGGACAAATTTTAACAATAGCTCAAGACCAAAGAGGGATAATGTATTTTGGAGGAAAAAATGGTTTGTATGAATTTGATGGAGCAAGCTGGAGAAACTATCCCATTTCTAACAAAACATCTATTAAATCGTTGGCCATAGATTCTTTAGGTATTATTTATGCAGGAGGAAACAATGACTTTGGTGTTTTTATGCCAAACGCAACAGGTTCACTTGAATACCACTCTCTATATCTACCTGCACCTAAAGGTGCTCCATTTTTTCAAAGTATCATGAAAACCTTTATTACCGATCAAGGTGTCTACTTCATTTCAAAAAAAAGAATTTTCAGATACAAAAACAATTCAATAGAAGTCATACATGTTAACTTACAAGCCCCATGTGCATTTTTCGTGAATGGAACCATTTATGTAAAAGATTTAGCAAAAGGACTTTGTAAAATTGATGAAACGCAAATAATTCCATTAGAAGGTTGTGAAGAATTCAATGCTTTGACCAAAAGCTATTTTTTCATTAATTCATACTCCGATAACGAATTATTGTTTTCCTTAATTAAGGAAAATTTATTTTTCACTTATAATACAGTAAGCCATGTATTAAAACCTTTTACAATTTCAGATGATACCAAAAGGTATCTCGAAGAAAACTTTCAATTTACCAGCACCCAAACGGCCAGAGGTGATTTTGCGATAGGCACTGCTAAAGGTGGTATTTTATTAATGAACAAAAAGGGAGAAACAATCAGGATCATTAACACCAACAGAGGCCTCTCTACTAATCTTATTTACTCTGTATTTTCTGATGCAGAAGACAATCTTTGGGCTTCCTCCTTCAAGGGTGTATCTCGCATTGACATTAGTCATCCCGCCATTTTTTACAATAAAAATCAAGGGCTTGAGTCCAATGTTGTATGCTCAAAGTACCATAACAACACACAATATATTGGAACAAACACAAATTTTTACTACTTGCCTGAGCATAATTTTAGTGTATCAAATGATAATCATGTTATAAAACGCATCAAGCCCCCCCCATGA
- a CDS encoding GAF domain-containing protein, with the protein MRFINYLLRFVVYTEKNIDLFNTFVPNRFAMGSVEQSNVKKEIKCHFCDIPFKKTLSFEYLIRDIENIAEDANSILNSSAKDLLKKLEDVPELRGEIKDNSVMEKHDTLLKQLMSFVFNPLNCKEEITAAFKPFEMEPFFSSQRYKKTIGAENKRVDILGEDTSNANIIPIIYQAYCIILDKVYNYKLPVEIPFTFKLTDSQNQSVKYYNKNFDISYLQVKPIAKLKELKHEDITALFDRDHDLDFWNEIIPLDKFEFRGFMRFKYNNITREHVVSELKSDLLDKNTIVSVEGYKRIQEKIRSLMDNPLVRFGLVSFSNDIESGGKKSYLWKPIVADSKLRYKDYEGSIYQQAFEEKRIILTRDLKEGKQTSVKKELLDNGISSHAVVPLIIDDKVVGMLEFGCPLLNSLTLIQVKMLYDLFPVFALAIKRSQEEWNDKVRALIQEKFTAIHPTVEWRFKEAASKILNSREDTASVDRIVFSDIVPIYGASDIRGSSLARNHAIQADLSEQLEWAYEILKIEKVIRDIPLLSDVSYKIQKHLRTLKLGLKAGDEVSIVEFLKNEIDPFLRLIKDRDPELTGPVDKYFEMLDPELGVLYKKRKDFEDSLTLINDHVSDIIDKEQEKAQDVFPHYFEKYRTDGIEYNGYLGQSLVKDLKYNEMYLKNIRLWQLLVKVKIARKINQIQSELRTKLDITQLILVHSNPLSIEFRQDEKKFDVAGAYNIRYEITKKRIDKALVKGTNERVTQVGKIAIIYSYVEEIAEYKRYIDYMMAQGYLTGDLEELELEDLKGASGLKALRVQVNFKNEKSCHINQQVLQEVTDE; encoded by the coding sequence TTGCGTTTCATTAACTATTTATTAAGGTTTGTCGTATATACTGAAAAAAATATTGATCTATTTAATACATTTGTACCAAATCGTTTTGCCATGGGAAGTGTGGAGCAATCCAATGTGAAAAAAGAAATAAAATGTCATTTTTGTGATATTCCATTCAAAAAAACCTTGAGTTTTGAATATCTGATTCGTGATATTGAAAATATAGCTGAGGATGCCAATAGTATATTGAATAGCTCGGCAAAGGACTTGCTCAAAAAACTGGAAGATGTTCCAGAGCTTAGAGGCGAGATAAAAGATAATTCTGTCATGGAGAAACATGACACCCTGCTGAAACAGTTGATGTCTTTTGTATTTAATCCACTGAACTGCAAGGAAGAAATTACGGCAGCTTTTAAGCCTTTTGAAATGGAACCTTTTTTTAGTTCTCAGCGTTATAAAAAAACGATAGGAGCCGAAAATAAAAGAGTAGACATACTGGGTGAAGATACGAGCAATGCCAATATAATCCCTATTATATACCAGGCTTATTGCATCATATTAGATAAGGTTTACAATTACAAACTACCGGTAGAGATTCCATTTACCTTTAAGCTAACCGATAGCCAGAATCAATCGGTGAAATATTATAATAAAAATTTTGATATTAGTTATCTGCAGGTTAAACCCATCGCTAAGCTAAAGGAGTTGAAACATGAAGATATTACCGCTCTTTTTGATAGAGATCATGATTTGGATTTTTGGAATGAAATAATTCCTTTGGATAAATTTGAGTTTAGAGGTTTTATGCGTTTTAAATACAACAATATCACACGTGAACATGTTGTATCGGAACTGAAATCGGACTTGCTGGATAAAAATACAATCGTTTCTGTGGAGGGGTATAAGCGCATTCAAGAAAAAATACGATCGCTGATGGACAATCCCCTGGTCAGGTTTGGACTTGTGTCTTTTTCTAATGATATTGAAAGTGGTGGAAAAAAAAGTTATTTATGGAAACCAATCGTTGCGGATTCTAAACTGAGGTACAAAGACTATGAGGGATCTATATATCAACAAGCGTTTGAGGAAAAACGTATTATTTTAACGCGAGATTTAAAGGAAGGAAAACAAACCAGCGTAAAAAAGGAGTTGTTGGACAATGGTATCAGTAGCCATGCTGTGGTTCCGTTAATTATTGATGACAAAGTCGTGGGTATGCTTGAATTTGGCTGTCCTTTACTAAATTCCTTAACCTTGATACAAGTTAAAATGTTATACGATTTGTTTCCTGTTTTTGCTTTGGCCATTAAACGTTCTCAAGAGGAATGGAACGACAAGGTGAGGGCACTGATTCAGGAAAAGTTTACAGCCATACATCCAACGGTAGAGTGGCGTTTTAAAGAGGCTGCTTCAAAAATTTTAAATAGTAGAGAAGATACGGCCAGTGTTGATCGTATTGTATTTTCTGATATTGTTCCTATTTATGGGGCTTCCGATATTAGGGGCTCATCATTGGCGCGTAATCATGCTATTCAGGCTGATTTAAGCGAACAATTGGAGTGGGCCTATGAAATACTGAAAATAGAAAAAGTTATTCGGGATATTCCCCTATTAAGTGATGTTAGCTATAAAATTCAGAAACATTTAAGAACGTTAAAGTTAGGACTGAAAGCGGGTGACGAGGTGAGTATCGTGGAGTTTTTGAAAAATGAAATTGATCCTTTTTTACGCTTGATAAAGGATAGAGATCCGGAATTGACCGGACCTGTAGATAAATATTTTGAAATGCTTGACCCTGAATTGGGGGTGCTTTATAAGAAGAGAAAAGATTTTGAAGACAGCCTTACACTCATCAATGATCATGTAAGCGACATTATTGATAAGGAACAGGAGAAAGCACAGGATGTTTTTCCACATTATTTTGAAAAATACCGTACCGATGGAATTGAATATAATGGTTATCTGGGGCAATCGTTGGTAAAGGATTTAAAGTACAATGAAATGTACTTGAAAAATATTCGTCTGTGGCAGTTGTTGGTGAAAGTGAAGATAGCTCGTAAAATTAACCAGATACAGTCCGAGCTGAGGACTAAATTGGATATTACACAATTGATATTGGTTCATTCCAATCCCTTAAGTATCGAATTTAGACAAGACGAGAAGAAATTTGATGTGGCGGGAGCTTATAATATACGCTATGAAATAACAAAAAAACGTATTGATAAGGCTCTGGTTAAAGGAACCAACGAAAGAGTAACACAAGTAGGTAAAATCGCTATAATTTATTCTTATGTCGAAGAAATTGCCGAATATAAAAGGTATATTGATTACATGATGGCCCAAGGTTATCTTACCGGCGACTTGGAAGAGCTTGAACTGGAAGATCTAAAAGGAGCATCCGGTTTAAAGGCTCTGCGTGTGCAAGTGAATTTTAAAAATGAGAAAAGC
- a CDS encoding ankyrin repeat domain-containing protein has product MNKLSLLVAITIIASIVYSCDTKTKKTTDTSEISTKKPTTVDSNKSFDIDLLNQSALDGKIETIKNALENGFDANSTDANKRTTLMMAAFNGHTEIVSLLLNNGADVNLTDNINRTALMYASTGPFTTTVLTLLQAGAQPNLIDNEENWTAVMMAAAEGQLEVVKTLVAHGADLTMVDVDGESSLDFANSKGHTQVAEYIKTQIK; this is encoded by the coding sequence ATGAACAAACTATCACTATTAGTAGCTATCACAATTATTGCAAGCATTGTATACAGTTGTGATACTAAAACAAAGAAAACAACTGATACCTCCGAGATTTCAACAAAAAAACCTACGACTGTAGATTCTAATAAATCTTTTGATATTGACTTATTAAATCAAAGTGCATTGGATGGAAAAATAGAAACCATAAAAAATGCTTTAGAAAACGGTTTCGACGCCAATTCAACCGATGCCAACAAGCGCACAACGCTAATGATGGCAGCGTTTAATGGACACACAGAAATTGTTTCATTATTATTAAATAACGGAGCTGATGTTAACTTAACGGATAACATTAACAGAACTGCATTAATGTATGCTTCTACCGGTCCATTTACTACAACGGTGCTCACACTATTACAAGCAGGAGCTCAACCTAACCTAATTGATAATGAGGAAAATTGGACTGCTGTGATGATGGCAGCTGCAGAAGGTCAGCTGGAAGTCGTAAAAACATTAGTTGCCCATGGTGCGGATTTAACCATGGTGGATGTAGATGGTGAATCCTCATTGGATTTTGCTAATTCTAAAGGACATACACAGGTAGCTGAGTACATAAAAACGCAGATCAAATAA